aaacaaaacgTCACTCAAACGTGTTGCGTTCACTCTTTGCAGGAATACCCAACTCTGACCACGTTTTTCGCCGGAGAGATCATCAGCAGGAAGCGACCGTTCCTCACTCGGAAATGGGATGCAGATGAGGATGTGGATCGAAAGCACTGGGTAagctcattcattcataatcTACACGAGTGCTCTGCAGCAGGCTGCTTTATCGTGACATAATCCTTTTTAACTCTTTGTGTCAAGGGCAAGTTCCAGGCCTTCTACCAGTACGCAAAGACATTCAACTCTGACGATTTTGACTATGAAGATCTCAAGAACTCTGACTATATTTTCATGAGGTGGAAGGTAAGGTGCTGCCTAAATTGAGCCTGACCATATGTTGGAGCAAGTCACCACtgaactgcagctgctgctgtttctcacaCCATCCGTCCCCCCCACACAGGAGCAGTTTCTGGTCCCTGACCACACAATAAAAGACATCAGCGGCGCTTCCTTTGCTGGTTTCTACTACATCTGCTTCCAGAAATCTACAGCAACAATCGAGGGCTACTACTACCACAGGAGCTCTGAATGGTAAAGCAGCACAACACAAGTTACTGTGAGGGGAAAATGAGTCTTTtgagatgagttttttttttttttttaaatcagaagaCTTGTGAGCCAAAGGTTGCTGGATCAAATCCCAGACAGGGTGGAAGATCTGCGTGGGGAAAGTCATTAACAGACTAAAAAAAATTCCGTCAAGGTGCCCTTAACTCCTAATTTCTCCATGGGAGCTGCTCAGATGCTTAGTAAATGAATGTGGCTCTTCCAAATAGGTCCAGCTCAGACCATGTGTAACCTTATATGGATGACGCACTGCAATCTAACCagcagtttgtttcatttgatttgtatgGACGTACTGACTGGTTATAAGCAAAACAAGGTCTGTACTcgagtgttttcatttttatttgacattctCTGGCATTTCTTTCAACTTGCTTTGCACGTAATGGTTTTGCTTTTGTTACAAACGCCCTGTGATTTCATTCCTTTCAGTTATTTTTCATCCCCTTTTCTGGCCATAGACTTGGAAACAagttttgttttgctctctGATCACAGAATATTTCTACTTTATGCTAATTTCCAAAAAGTGTTCAAGGATTAACAGCCAGCGCTTCTGTCATGTTTACTTTAACGTTGGCGTTTAGTGTCATTTTGAGGACAGAAATCAGTAACAACTGCAACGTGGATGTTGTTATGCACTTATAAGTAGTTTATTGACAGGAATAGCTCAGCTCTTTGCTGGCTTTTACCACCTCTGGTGTGAACGCTTCAAACCACACATgaagaaaaagcagaataaGAGCATCAGTCCAGACTGGTGGTTTGCCCTCAGTTCCCTCAATAACTTTTGGctttcaaaatgtcaacatccatttttttttttactctagcAAACCCTGTCATTTTGGGGTTGTTTTTGACTTCACACAATTCAGCTGAAACCAcacatcttctgttttttcatataaagttttccctttttattgtTTGGAATATAAATTCTACTTCTTGACGTAGAAGAATTTGGGCGTTATCTTAAGCTGTTATGACACAGGACCAAAATCTTTGGGTGCAGTGACTACAGCAAAAGCTCATTCAGCCacagaaatacaacagaagagTAGCCGGTGTGTCTGTTTACTGTAcagccaaacaaacaagcatAGTTTTAATAGATATGTCAGTCAGTAGTCTGTTTTTCCCATCATGCTATGAGAAA
The nucleotide sequence above comes from Larimichthys crocea isolate SSNF chromosome XVI, L_crocea_2.0, whole genome shotgun sequence. Encoded proteins:
- the LOC104918923 gene encoding glucose-induced degradation protein 4 homolog, which encodes MPVPAGYLSDSPAAAFAASASLIPPPPINTQQPGVVTSLLYSGSKFRGHQKSKGNSYDVEVVLQHVTMEDSYLCGYLKIKGLTEEYPTLTTFFAGEIISRKRPFLTRKWDADEDVDRKHWGKFQAFYQYAKTFNSDDFDYEDLKNSDYIFMRWKEQFLVPDHTIKDISGASFAGFYYICFQKSTATIEGYYYHRSSEWYQSLNLTHVPEHSAAIYEFR